The Halomonas sp. KG2 genome contains a region encoding:
- a CDS encoding biotin--[acetyl-CoA-carboxylase] ligase produces MTIGNLMRLLSDGEVHSGEQLGEALGVSRAAVWKQLKKLDALGVELVAVKGRGYRLAYPLEPLDGAKIVERLPASARHLLTRLFIEDQLPSSNEYVRERFAQGAGHGEVCFAELQTAGRGRRGRVWSTPWGQSLMLSLGWRFESGVNALEGLSLAVGVVVAQVLEQYGVSPKLKWPNDILLAEKGSELGKLAGILIEVTGDAAGPCEVVIGIGMNLSLPDSLRAAIDQPVAALFDAKAGISRNQLAADMVSELLDMLAGFESEGFAPWRDEWNSRHAYAGLPIRIIQGERSSDAVAREVDESGNLWVTENDHSRRLSGGEISVRRRL; encoded by the coding sequence ATGACCATCGGTAACCTGATGCGTTTGTTGAGCGATGGCGAGGTTCATTCCGGTGAACAATTAGGTGAAGCGCTGGGCGTTTCTCGAGCCGCCGTATGGAAACAACTAAAAAAATTAGACGCACTGGGCGTTGAATTGGTGGCTGTGAAAGGTCGAGGGTATCGACTTGCCTATCCGCTAGAGCCGCTTGATGGGGCAAAAATTGTAGAGCGTTTGCCCGCTAGTGCTCGCCACCTCTTAACCAGGCTATTCATTGAAGACCAGTTGCCATCGAGCAATGAATATGTGCGCGAACGCTTTGCGCAGGGGGCCGGGCACGGTGAGGTATGCTTCGCTGAGCTACAAACCGCAGGTCGTGGCCGTCGCGGGCGCGTATGGTCTACGCCTTGGGGGCAAAGCTTGATGCTCTCGCTTGGCTGGCGTTTTGAATCAGGAGTTAATGCGCTGGAGGGGTTGAGTCTTGCGGTTGGCGTGGTGGTTGCTCAAGTGCTGGAGCAGTATGGGGTTTCACCAAAATTAAAATGGCCTAACGATATACTGCTGGCAGAGAAAGGTAGTGAGCTTGGCAAGCTGGCCGGTATTTTGATTGAAGTCACTGGGGATGCAGCGGGCCCCTGTGAAGTGGTCATTGGCATTGGTATGAATCTATCGCTACCCGATAGCTTGCGTGCCGCTATTGATCAGCCTGTGGCAGCGCTGTTTGATGCAAAAGCGGGTATTTCGCGCAATCAGTTAGCCGCGGATATGGTGTCTGAGCTATTGGATATGCTGGCAGGTTTCGAAAGCGAAGGGTTTGCCCCTTGGCGAGATGAATGGAATAGTCGCCATGCCTATGCAGGGTTGCCGATCCGTATTATTCAGGGTGAGCGCTCAAGCGATGCAGTGGCTAGAGAGGTAGATGAGAGTGGTAATCTTTGGGTTACCGAAAATGATCACTCGCGACGCCTGTCGGGCGGTGAGATCAGTGTACGCAGGCGCCTATGA
- a CDS encoding type III pantothenate kinase — MILDLDIGNTLSKWRLKDAESSEIRSRGAVWTREEWRPGSDIPNLDVVEAVRISSVARAAVLEETVALLRRQVRQVYVARSTPEALGVVNGYEEPGRLGVDRWMGALAGYQLAGGCCAVDCGSAITIDFVLPGGVHLGGFIVPGLRLMKESLKLGTRNVAIDPESEADALLEPGRRTVDAVNHGIYMAAVSAINRIYSEVCDQQGIALPVLLTGGDARVVSRGVQVPHAVWPDMVYGGLEACFPLTFAERAGKMSGAPGVPEPVSLEKIRAGLAFSMLL; from the coding sequence ATGATTTTGGATTTGGATATCGGCAATACGCTATCGAAATGGCGTTTAAAAGATGCCGAAAGTAGTGAAATACGTTCACGAGGTGCTGTGTGGACACGGGAGGAGTGGCGGCCTGGGTCAGATATTCCGAATCTTGATGTCGTCGAGGCGGTGCGCATTTCCAGTGTCGCTAGAGCTGCCGTGCTGGAGGAGACCGTTGCCTTGCTGCGTCGCCAGGTGCGCCAAGTGTATGTTGCACGCTCAACTCCTGAAGCACTGGGTGTTGTCAACGGGTATGAAGAGCCTGGGCGACTGGGCGTCGATCGTTGGATGGGGGCGCTGGCAGGCTACCAATTGGCGGGCGGTTGCTGTGCAGTCGATTGTGGTAGTGCGATCACCATTGATTTTGTATTGCCGGGTGGTGTCCATCTCGGCGGATTTATCGTCCCCGGGTTACGATTAATGAAAGAGAGCCTTAAATTAGGCACCCGCAACGTAGCCATTGATCCAGAAAGTGAAGCTGATGCGTTATTGGAGCCGGGGAGGCGCACGGTAGATGCTGTCAATCACGGTATCTATATGGCGGCGGTCAGTGCGATTAATAGAATTTACAGTGAAGTCTGCGATCAGCAGGGGATTGCATTGCCAGTGCTATTGACGGGTGGTGATGCCAGAGTGGTTTCCCGTGGTGTTCAAGTGCCCCATGCGGTATGGCCGGATATGGTCTACGGGGGGCTGGAAGCCTGCTTTCCGCTGACCTTTGCGGAGCGTGCTGGAAAAATGTCAGGCGCACCAGGGGTGCCTGAGCCTGTTTCGTTAGAAAAAATTCGCGCAGGTCTTGCATTCTCAATGCTGCTTTGA